In a genomic window of Gammaproteobacteria bacterium:
- a CDS encoding phytanoyl-CoA dioxygenase family protein — translation MMEMNLSSKDIEAFHADGVVPLRGVVDAEWRRVIADAIEADIANPAPYFHGYEPEDGKGRFHGNLRTWEFHDGFRRFCFESPLPRIAARILDCSRINLLYDQLFVKEPGTANRTRWHNDQPYWPVTGYQILSFWVALDPTTAETGALEFVRGSHRWGRFYQPEVFGRANVEKYERNPDYVTVPDIESARDDYDIVSFDLEPGDVYAFHALVLHGAGGNTSDQVRRRGYTARYTGDDVIYSSHPGTNRALRNSLLTDGDRLDSDQYPLVWKA, via the coding sequence ATGATGGAAATGAATCTGAGCTCCAAAGACATCGAAGCGTTTCACGCGGATGGAGTCGTACCCTTGCGCGGCGTCGTGGACGCGGAGTGGCGGCGAGTCATTGCCGACGCCATCGAGGCCGACATCGCGAACCCGGCGCCCTACTTTCACGGCTATGAGCCGGAGGACGGGAAGGGACGCTTTCACGGCAACCTGCGCACCTGGGAATTCCACGACGGCTTCCGGCGTTTCTGTTTCGAATCGCCCCTTCCGCGCATCGCCGCGCGGATCCTCGACTGCAGCCGGATCAACCTGCTCTACGACCAGCTCTTCGTCAAGGAACCCGGCACGGCCAATCGCACCCGCTGGCACAACGACCAGCCCTACTGGCCCGTCACCGGCTACCAGATCCTGTCGTTCTGGGTGGCCCTCGATCCCACCACCGCCGAGACCGGCGCGCTCGAGTTCGTGCGCGGCTCCCACCGCTGGGGGCGGTTCTACCAGCCGGAGGTGTTCGGGCGGGCCAACGTCGAAAAATATGAAAGGAACCCGGACTACGTAACGGTGCCCGATATCGAATCGGCGAGGGACGACTACGACATCGTCAGCTTCGATCTCGAACCCGGGGACGTGTACGCCTTCCATGCGCTGGTGCTGCACGGCGCCGGCGGCAACACCAGTGACCAGGTCCGCCGGCGCGGCTACACGGCCCGGTATACGGGCGACGACGTCATCTATTCCAGCCACCCCGGCACCAACCGTGCGTTGCGCAACAGCCTGCTCACGGACGGCGACCGTCTCGACAGCGACCAGTACCCGCTGGTCTGGAAAGCCTGA
- a CDS encoding cytochrome c, whose protein sequence is MRAGRMIRGIATAIGAVVLLAVATADEQGMIDYRKDVMLSMAAHLTALTELLAGNLEVNERHVETQATSLGLNAQLVSSLFPPGSDEGDTSALPGIWQRPEQFLNRAEAAEREGRNLVAAAGSGDREFMVQSLKRLADACRDCHRDFRHEEED, encoded by the coding sequence ATGCGGGCGGGCCGCATGATCCGGGGAATCGCAACGGCCATCGGCGCCGTTGTTCTGCTGGCCGTCGCCACGGCGGACGAACAAGGCATGATCGATTACCGCAAGGACGTCATGCTGAGCATGGCGGCGCACCTGACGGCGCTGACGGAGTTGCTGGCCGGCAACCTGGAAGTGAATGAACGTCACGTCGAAACCCAGGCCACCTCGCTCGGACTCAACGCGCAACTGGTCAGTTCGTTGTTTCCGCCGGGATCCGACGAAGGCGACACATCGGCCCTGCCGGGCATCTGGCAAAGGCCCGAACAGTTTCTGAACCGGGCCGAGGCGGCCGAGCGCGAGGGGCGTAACCTGGTTGCCGCGGCCGGGTCCGGAGACCGTGAGTTCATGGTGCAGTCGCTGAAGCGGCTGGCCGACGCCTGCCGGGACTGCCACCGCGATTTCCGGCACGAGGAAGAGGACTAG
- a CDS encoding alpha/beta hydrolase, with amino-acid sequence MRSPASRRDTGSPPATKKGKSMSNAPPLRLSRAFADTAKGRIHYRYHFPGSAKGTLLMLHASPTSSWSMRTLGGALAETLNVVCPDTPGNGDSDALPMEQPRIEDFAVSMLALLDTLGIESASAYGSHTGAHTAIELGITAPERIGKVILDGIALFEGEERQDMLSNYAPEVHPDLEGRHYLWAFQFMRDQNIFFPWFKRDKEHLRGTGIVAPELLHKATVEVLKALTTYHKAYRAAFSHRVRERMPLLTCEALAICDEQDPLLEHTRVAAALAPRARFVNMPPYEDPDFLARKVGAIRDFVIG; translated from the coding sequence ATGCGCTCTCCGGCGTCGCGCCGCGACACCGGTTCGCCTCCGGCAACGAAAAAGGGTAAGTCCATGTCAAACGCTCCACCGCTGCGCTTGAGCCGCGCTTTCGCCGACACGGCCAAGGGCCGCATTCACTACCGTTACCACTTTCCGGGCTCGGCGAAGGGCACGCTGCTCATGCTGCATGCCTCGCCTACGTCGTCGTGGAGCATGCGCACGCTGGGCGGGGCGTTGGCCGAGACCCTGAACGTGGTTTGCCCGGACACGCCGGGCAACGGCGACTCGGACGCGCTGCCGATGGAGCAGCCCCGCATCGAGGACTTCGCCGTTTCCATGCTGGCGCTGCTCGACACGCTGGGAATCGAAAGCGCCTCGGCCTACGGCAGCCATACCGGCGCGCACACGGCCATCGAACTGGGGATCACCGCGCCGGAGCGGATCGGCAAGGTCATCCTGGACGGGATTGCGCTGTTCGAAGGCGAGGAGCGCCAGGACATGCTGAGCAACTACGCGCCGGAGGTGCACCCGGACCTGGAAGGCCGGCACTACCTCTGGGCGTTCCAGTTCATGCGCGACCAGAACATCTTCTTCCCCTGGTTCAAGCGCGACAAGGAGCATCTGCGCGGCACGGGCATCGTGGCGCCGGAACTGCTGCACAAGGCGACGGTGGAGGTGCTGAAGGCGCTCACGACCTATCACAAGGCGTACCGGGCGGCCTTCTCGCACCGGGTTCGCGAGCGCATGCCGCTTTTGACCTGCGAGGCGCTGGCGATCTGCGACGAGCAGGACCCGCTGCTCGAACACACCCGCGTGGCTGCTGCGCTTGCACCGCGCGCGCGCTTCGTCAACATGCCTCCCTACGAGGACCCGGACTTCCTGGCCCGCAAGGTCGGCGCAATCCGCGATTTCGTTATTGGTTGA
- a CDS encoding elongation factor G, giving the protein MTHPSTASIRNIVLLGHSGAGKTVLAEKLLAASGAIKTPGSIERGTTVCDYRPEEKRLQYSADVALCHFEHDGANVNLIDTPGSADFAGRALSVLPAAETAMVVINAAAGIELMTRRAMDAAGEMKLARFIVVSHIDSETADLPGLMEQIRESFGRECIPLNLPADNAARVADCYFNPEDADTDFDSVAGAHTAIVDQVVELDDDLMELYLEEGEDMNPEQLHGAFERALRRGHLVPVCFVSAATGSGINQLLNAMNQLAPSPREGNSPACSLNGEAVALKADKDADAVALLVKINVDPYVGKMGVFRVFQGQVNVGDSLYLDDQRKAIKAAHLYALQGAESQEVQSVGPGGIAALSKINELSYGGVLHAEHAHDRLEFADAPLPAPMHGVVLELTRRGDEKKLSDALAKLTAEDPSLLLEFDTQANETVLRGMGELHLRVILDRMSEEFNLEVETRQPRIAYRETVTRKAEGHHRHKKQTGGAGQFGEVFLNIEPLPRGGGFEFVDKVVGGVIPSQFMPAVEKGVRQVLLEGAVAGYPLQDIRVTVYDGKHHPVDSKEVAFVAAGKKAFLNAIGKARPIVLEPIAKIEVTTPGQHMGDIAGHLSGSRGRISGNNSIPGNQVIISAEAPIGELGDFQTRLKSMTGGEGAYTMEFDHYATAPPPIQKALEEAFKPSDD; this is encoded by the coding sequence ATGACCCATCCATCCACCGCTTCCATCCGCAACATCGTTCTCCTCGGCCATTCCGGCGCCGGCAAGACCGTGCTGGCCGAGAAGCTGCTGGCGGCTTCCGGCGCGATCAAGACGCCCGGCAGCATCGAACGCGGCACCACGGTGTGCGACTACCGCCCCGAAGAGAAGCGCCTGCAGTATTCCGCCGACGTCGCGCTTTGCCATTTCGAGCACGACGGCGCCAACGTCAACCTGATCGACACGCCGGGTTCGGCCGATTTCGCCGGGCGGGCGCTGAGCGTGCTGCCGGCCGCGGAGACCGCCATGGTGGTCATCAACGCCGCGGCCGGCATCGAACTGATGACCCGCCGCGCGATGGACGCGGCCGGGGAAATGAAGCTGGCCCGTTTCATCGTGGTCAGCCATATTGATAGCGAGACCGCCGACCTGCCCGGCCTGATGGAACAGATCCGCGAGTCCTTCGGGCGCGAGTGCATCCCGCTGAACCTGCCGGCCGACAACGCCGCGCGGGTGGCCGACTGCTATTTCAATCCGGAAGACGCGGACACCGACTTCGATTCCGTCGCCGGGGCGCACACCGCCATCGTCGACCAGGTCGTGGAACTGGACGACGACCTGATGGAGCTGTACCTGGAAGAGGGCGAGGACATGAACCCGGAGCAGTTGCACGGCGCATTCGAACGCGCGCTGCGCCGCGGCCACCTGGTGCCGGTGTGTTTCGTATCCGCCGCCACCGGGTCCGGCATCAACCAGCTGCTCAATGCGATGAACCAGCTTGCGCCGTCGCCCCGCGAGGGCAATTCGCCGGCCTGCTCGCTGAACGGCGAGGCGGTCGCGCTGAAGGCGGACAAGGACGCCGACGCGGTCGCGCTGCTGGTCAAGATCAACGTCGATCCGTACGTCGGCAAGATGGGCGTTTTCCGCGTCTTTCAGGGCCAGGTGAACGTGGGCGATTCGCTTTATCTCGACGACCAGCGCAAGGCGATCAAGGCGGCGCACCTGTACGCGCTTCAGGGCGCCGAGTCGCAGGAAGTCCAGTCGGTCGGCCCCGGCGGCATCGCCGCACTGTCGAAGATCAACGAACTCTCTTACGGGGGCGTCCTGCACGCGGAACACGCGCACGACCGGCTCGAGTTCGCGGACGCGCCACTGCCGGCGCCGATGCACGGCGTCGTGCTGGAACTGACCCGGCGCGGCGACGAGAAGAAGCTGTCCGACGCGCTCGCCAAGCTGACCGCCGAGGACCCCAGCCTGCTGCTGGAGTTCGATACGCAGGCCAACGAGACCGTCCTGCGCGGCATGGGCGAACTGCACCTGCGGGTCATCCTCGACCGCATGAGCGAGGAGTTCAACCTCGAGGTCGAGACCCGTCAGCCGCGCATCGCCTATCGCGAGACGGTAACGCGCAAGGCCGAAGGGCATCACCGTCACAAGAAGCAGACCGGCGGCGCGGGCCAGTTCGGCGAAGTATTCCTGAACATCGAACCGTTGCCACGCGGCGGCGGCTTCGAGTTCGTCGACAAGGTGGTGGGCGGCGTGATCCCGTCACAGTTCATGCCGGCGGTCGAGAAGGGGGTGCGCCAGGTGCTGCTGGAAGGCGCGGTGGCCGGCTACCCGCTGCAGGACATCCGCGTGACCGTGTATGACGGCAAGCACCATCCGGTCGATTCCAAGGAAGTCGCCTTCGTCGCCGCCGGCAAGAAGGCCTTCCTGAACGCGATCGGCAAGGCCCGGCCCATCGTGCTCGAGCCGATCGCGAAGATCGAGGTCACGACGCCCGGCCAGCACATGGGCGACATCGCCGGCCACCTGTCCGGATCGCGCGGCCGCATCAGCGGCAACAACTCCATCCCCGGCAACCAGGTGATCATTTCCGCCGAGGCGCCGATCGGCGAACTCGGCGATTTCCAGACCCGGCTCAAGTCAATGACCGGAGGCGAGGGCGCCTACACAATGGAATTCGACCACTACGCCACCGCTCCGCCCCCGATCCAAAAGGCCCTCGAAGAAGCCTTCAAACCCAGCGACGACTAG
- a CDS encoding GntR family transcriptional regulator, translated as MLNIHTRMSVPNDVAHRIGPISPAASGALYQQIVNGFKREIGEGRLPGGTPLPSFRLLAEKLLVSIITVRRAYEELEREGIIFRRQGLGTFVATDGRKRSREAKRRSAEALIRSAVQEATESGLNPRQARSFVNRITSETLSEEEECKTPSKSAA; from the coding sequence ATGTTAAATATACACACCAGAATGAGTGTGCCGAACGACGTCGCCCACCGGATCGGTCCGATTTCGCCCGCCGCATCGGGCGCGCTGTATCAGCAGATAGTCAACGGCTTCAAGCGCGAGATCGGGGAAGGTCGGCTACCCGGCGGCACTCCGCTCCCCTCCTTCCGCCTGCTTGCGGAGAAACTATTGGTCAGCATCATCACGGTTCGCCGCGCCTATGAGGAGCTGGAGCGCGAAGGAATCATTTTTCGGCGCCAGGGCCTGGGGACGTTTGTCGCGACCGACGGACGCAAGCGCAGCCGTGAAGCCAAGCGCCGGAGTGCGGAGGCGTTGATTCGTTCCGCCGTTCAGGAAGCAACCGAATCGGGCCTGAATCCACGACAGGCCAGGTCCTTCGTCAACCGAATTACAAGCGAAACCCTCTCCGAGGAAGAAGAATGCAAAACGCCATCGAAATCCGCGGCCTGA
- a CDS encoding aldolase: MNPENRLRDEIARLGRSLFERGLTSGSTGNLSARLDGGYLVTPTDTSLGFLDPARLSRLDSQGNWIDGDKPTKEGFLHLSMYRADADRQAVAHLHSTYSVCLSCLRDLDTEDMLPPITPYVLMKVGRVARVPFFPPGDEALGPVIEEKARTHSGIIIANHGPVVAARSLRAAVFGIEEVEESAKLAFLLRNEDVEFIPEDYRQTLLKSGK; the protein is encoded by the coding sequence ATGAATCCTGAAAACAGGCTGCGGGACGAAATCGCCCGGCTCGGCCGGTCGCTGTTCGAGCGCGGGCTGACGTCCGGCAGCACCGGAAACTTGTCCGCGCGCCTGGACGGCGGCTACCTTGTGACGCCCACCGACACCAGCCTGGGCTTTCTCGACCCGGCCAGGCTGTCGCGGCTCGATTCCCAAGGCAACTGGATCGACGGCGACAAGCCGACCAAGGAAGGATTCCTGCACCTTTCGATGTATCGCGCTGACGCGGACAGGCAAGCCGTCGCCCACCTGCATTCGACCTACTCCGTGTGCCTGTCCTGTCTTCGCGATCTGGATACCGAGGACATGCTTCCGCCGATTACTCCCTACGTGCTGATGAAGGTCGGCCGGGTGGCGAGGGTCCCGTTCTTCCCGCCCGGCGACGAAGCGCTGGGCCCGGTCATCGAAGAAAAGGCCCGGACCCATTCCGGAATCATCATCGCCAATCACGGGCCGGTCGTAGCCGCCCGGTCGCTGCGGGCCGCCGTGTTCGGCATCGAGGAAGTGGAAGAAAGCGCGAAACTGGCTTTCCTCCTGCGCAACGAGGACGTCGAATTCATTCCCGAGGATTATCGGCAGACCCTGCTGAAATCGGGGAAGTAG
- a CDS encoding SRPBCC family protein — translation MVIIKRILIGIVALLVLFFVVGFLLPKDVRVERSMEIDAPPQAVFEMVNDFRQFNSWQPWALIDPDTRYVYEGPATGAGSRMMWYSDHPEVGDGIQEIIESKPYSLVRTNLDFGAQGLAVADYLIDEADGGSVLTWTLETNMGGSPFMGYVALMMDGMVGSAYEQGLANLKEILENPPEPEPELEPGPAIMDAPGDPEDSGEAQPESQAT, via the coding sequence ATGGTCATCATCAAGAGAATACTGATCGGCATCGTGGCGCTGCTGGTGTTGTTTTTCGTCGTCGGCTTCCTGCTTCCGAAGGACGTTCGCGTGGAACGCTCGATGGAAATCGACGCGCCGCCGCAGGCCGTGTTCGAGATGGTCAACGACTTCCGGCAGTTCAACAGCTGGCAGCCGTGGGCACTGATCGATCCCGACACGCGCTATGTTTACGAGGGACCCGCGACCGGCGCGGGGTCGCGCATGATGTGGTACAGCGATCACCCGGAAGTGGGCGACGGCATCCAGGAGATCATCGAGAGCAAGCCGTATTCGCTGGTTCGCACCAACCTGGATTTCGGCGCGCAGGGCTTGGCCGTTGCGGACTACCTGATCGACGAGGCCGACGGAGGCTCGGTCCTGACCTGGACACTCGAGACGAACATGGGCGGGAGCCCGTTCATGGGCTACGTGGCGCTGATGATGGACGGTATGGTCGGTTCGGCGTATGAGCAGGGTCTGGCCAACCTGAAGGAGATCCTGGAAAATCCGCCCGAACCTGAACCTGAACTCGAGCCCGGGCCGGCGATCATGGACGCCCCGGGCGACCCGGAAGATTCCGGCGAAGCACAACCGGAAAGCCAGGCCACCTAG
- a CDS encoding ABC transporter ATP-binding protein gives MQNAIEIRGLSKSFPGFQLGPLDLSVPSGAIYGLVGPNGAGKTTTLDLIFGLGLPQAGEIRVLGCDHMKDEVAMKQAAAYVSPQTSYVPWKYVRRAVRFIGAFYPDWDQDYCDDLLKRFRIDPDAKIATLSLGNNIKLGLVLALARRPRVLIMDEPTIGLDPLSKKDLFAELLALMRDQNHTVLISSHNLTDLERFTDHIGVIHEGRLLLEGRTDHLLETHRQVSFSLDGAPPPGARVIERDGDRQRVLTESADEYRESLAGCGAKGISVKPVTLEELFTALVE, from the coding sequence ATGCAAAACGCCATCGAAATCCGCGGCCTGAGCAAGAGCTTTCCGGGCTTCCAACTGGGCCCTCTGGACCTCAGCGTGCCCTCCGGCGCCATCTACGGCCTGGTGGGCCCCAACGGCGCCGGAAAGACGACCACGTTGGATCTCATCTTCGGTCTGGGATTGCCCCAGGCCGGTGAAATCCGGGTCCTCGGGTGCGACCACATGAAGGATGAAGTCGCCATGAAGCAGGCCGCGGCCTACGTGAGCCCGCAGACCAGCTATGTGCCGTGGAAATACGTGCGGCGCGCCGTCCGGTTTATCGGCGCCTTTTACCCCGATTGGGACCAGGACTATTGCGACGATCTGCTCAAGCGCTTCAGGATCGACCCGGACGCGAAGATCGCGACGCTGTCGCTGGGTAACAACATAAAACTCGGGTTGGTCCTGGCGCTCGCGCGCCGCCCGCGGGTCCTCATCATGGACGAACCCACCATCGGGCTGGACCCGCTGTCGAAGAAAGACCTGTTCGCCGAACTGCTCGCATTGATGCGTGACCAGAACCACACGGTCCTGATTTCGTCGCATAACCTCACCGATCTCGAGCGGTTTACCGACCATATCGGCGTCATTCACGAAGGCAGGCTGTTGCTGGAGGGCCGCACCGATCACCTGCTGGAGACCCACCGCCAGGTCAGCTTTTCGCTGGACGGCGCCCCGCCGCCCGGCGCACGTGTCATCGAACGCGACGGCGACAGGCAGCGTGTACTTACCGAGTCGGCGGACGAATACCGCGAGTCCCTCGCCGGCTGCGGCGCCAAGGGAATTTCCGTTAAGCCGGTGACCCTCGAAGAACTTTTCACCGCGCTGGTCGAATGA
- a CDS encoding DUF885 domain-containing protein: MNLRETSLGLLAALAAAAGAISGCGGEAPEEEPVAIAEPGWERFTGEFIDDLYAAEPTRAVWAGRHEFDGQLPDMSARAIRERGDMLRQYVRRAQEEFPSESLSPEQDLERSHLLASIESMLFSVEVAEYHLRNPAWYAGRLSPSVYVSREYARKDERLAALTAHLQKIPAYLEQMRGALEPPFARPFVRTALVNFGGLASHLEGDAPGLFADVEDEDLQAAFAEALAPAVQALREVETWLELRLEDASGDFALGEERYRELLWRRYRIDLDWKTLKGVAQADLARNLELLRSTCKLVDPEITIAECAAMVRDDKPEQGAVARANEQLPELKEFLVQADIVGIPSDETAFVAEAPAYRRTNSAYIEIPGAYEEGLPAIYYIAGPDPEWPPEVQRQYVPGEADLLNTSVHEVWPGHFLHSLYIKRSANRMGKIFWNAMLSEGWAHYTEELMQEAGLGEGKPLLRVGQILDALMRDVRFLSSIGLHVEGMDVETSQRMFAELAYLDPGNAQQQALRGTYDPDYFVYTLGKLIIVKMREDWTADRGGRAAWKEFHEQLLSLGNAPLPALREAMMGSDDPGSLL, translated from the coding sequence ATGAACCTGCGCGAAACTTCCCTTGGCCTGCTTGCCGCCCTGGCGGCGGCGGCCGGTGCGATTTCGGGATGCGGCGGAGAGGCGCCGGAGGAGGAGCCGGTGGCCATTGCCGAACCCGGGTGGGAACGATTCACCGGGGAATTCATCGACGACCTGTACGCCGCCGAGCCGACGCGCGCCGTGTGGGCCGGCCGCCACGAATTCGACGGGCAGCTTCCGGACATGAGCGCGCGGGCGATTCGCGAGCGCGGCGACATGCTGCGGCAGTACGTCCGAAGGGCGCAGGAGGAGTTTCCCTCGGAATCCCTGAGTCCGGAACAGGACCTTGAGCGCAGTCATCTCCTTGCCTCCATCGAGAGCATGCTGTTCAGCGTGGAGGTGGCGGAGTATCACCTGCGCAACCCGGCCTGGTACGCGGGGCGCCTGAGCCCCAGCGTCTACGTATCGCGCGAATACGCACGCAAGGACGAGCGGCTCGCGGCACTGACCGCCCACCTGCAGAAAATCCCGGCTTATCTGGAGCAGATGCGCGGCGCGCTCGAGCCGCCTTTTGCGCGGCCGTTCGTTCGCACCGCTCTGGTCAACTTCGGCGGACTGGCGTCGCATCTCGAGGGCGACGCGCCCGGCCTGTTCGCCGATGTCGAGGACGAGGACCTCCAGGCGGCGTTTGCCGAAGCGCTGGCACCCGCCGTGCAGGCCCTGCGTGAAGTCGAGACCTGGCTGGAGCTGCGCCTCGAGGATGCGAGCGGCGACTTCGCCCTCGGCGAAGAACGCTACCGGGAACTGCTCTGGCGCCGTTACCGGATCGACCTGGACTGGAAGACGCTGAAGGGCGTGGCGCAGGCTGACCTGGCGCGCAATCTGGAGCTCCTGCGATCGACCTGCAAGCTGGTCGATCCGGAAATCACGATTGCCGAATGCGCCGCCATGGTGCGCGACGACAAACCCGAACAGGGCGCCGTGGCCCGCGCCAACGAACAGTTGCCGGAGCTGAAGGAGTTCCTGGTCCAAGCGGACATCGTCGGCATTCCCAGCGACGAGACCGCCTTCGTGGCGGAGGCGCCCGCCTACCGGCGCACCAATTCCGCCTACATCGAGATTCCCGGCGCCTACGAGGAAGGCCTGCCCGCCATCTACTACATCGCCGGCCCGGACCCGGAATGGCCGCCCGAAGTGCAGCGGCAGTACGTGCCCGGCGAAGCCGACCTGCTCAACACCTCGGTGCATGAAGTCTGGCCCGGGCATTTCCTGCATTCGCTCTATATCAAGCGCTCGGCCAACCGGATGGGCAAGATCTTCTGGAACGCCATGCTGAGCGAGGGCTGGGCCCACTACACCGAGGAGCTGATGCAGGAAGCGGGGCTGGGCGAAGGAAAGCCGCTGCTCAGGGTGGGTCAGATCCTCGACGCGCTGATGCGCGACGTGCGCTTCCTGTCATCCATCGGATTGCACGTGGAGGGTATGGACGTCGAGACCTCGCAGCGGATGTTCGCGGAACTGGCCTACCTGGACCCGGGCAACGCGCAGCAGCAGGCGCTCAGGGGCACCTACGATCCCGACTACTTCGTCTACACGCTGGGCAAGCTCATCATCGTGAAGATGCGCGAGGACTGGACCGCGGACCGCGGCGGGCGCGCGGCCTGGAAGGAGTTTCACGAGCAACTGCTGTCGCTCGGCAACGCGCCGCTGCCGGCGCTGCGCGAAGCGATGATGGGCTCCGACGACCCCGGCTCCCTCCTCTGA